A stretch of the Methanobrevibacter arboriphilus JCM 13429 = DSM 1125 genome encodes the following:
- a CDS encoding MarR family winged helix-turn-helix transcriptional regulator, whose protein sequence is MQQTYRNKDINPYKGQGRVLALLKMQPEIMQKELGYLLDISTQALAELLNKLEKKGYIIREQSKKDRRSFVIKLTDAGREATPEENDEMDYNYVEELFDCLTEEEQDNLLNYIEIIIKNIENELDEDDYITFFRKRFFEKHENQHHNLFRGFWGFHNKDSSHHNHHKFKGFGGKRHDR, encoded by the coding sequence ATGCAACAGACATATAGGAATAAAGATATTAATCCATATAAGGGACAGGGAAGGGTCCTTGCTCTTTTGAAAATGCAACCAGAAATAATGCAAAAAGAACTTGGATATTTACTTGACATAAGTACACAAGCATTGGCTGAACTTCTTAATAAACTTGAAAAAAAGGGATATATCATTCGTGAACAATCAAAAAAAGATCGTCGTTCTTTTGTTATAAAATTAACAGATGCAGGACGTGAAGCTACTCCAGAAGAAAATGATGAAATGGATTATAACTATGTAGAAGAACTTTTTGACTGTTTGACTGAGGAAGAACAAGACAATCTCCTAAATTACATAGAAATAATAATTAAAAACATTGAAAATGAGTTAGATGAGGATGATTACATCACATTTTTCAGAAAACGTTTCTTTGAAAAACATGAAAACCAACATCATAATTTATTCAGAGGATTTTGGGGCTTTCATAATAAAGATTCTTCACATCACAATCATCATAAATTTAAAGGCTTTGGAGGTAAGAGGCATGACAGATAA
- a CDS encoding ATP-binding cassette domain-containing protein has product MTDNVIEVKNLVKNYKGAKKLSIDNISFSVKKGEFFAFLGPNGAGKTTTISILTTTLGKTSGIVKIAGFDLDNEDREIRKKIGIIFQKPSLDKQLTAEENIRFHACLYGMFTYRPTFKLMPKTYRDKVMELAKVVDIDVDALFNPVKNLSGGMQRKLEIMRSLIHTPDVLFLDEPTQGLDAESRRSLWKYINEIRDQFGITIFLTTHYIDEAENADNVCIINNGKIATCSSPEKLKKSLLKTQLIIDAENRDALIRELSELDIPFIIDKNIIVPYSKSPQKIFAQLKTELSVIKIHEPMLEDAYIEFLNKKDKIEA; this is encoded by the coding sequence ATGACAGATAATGTAATAGAAGTAAAGAATTTAGTTAAAAATTATAAAGGTGCTAAAAAATTATCAATTGACAATATAAGTTTTTCAGTTAAAAAAGGCGAATTTTTTGCTTTCTTAGGTCCTAATGGTGCTGGAAAAACAACAACAATTTCAATACTTACCACTACACTTGGAAAAACATCTGGAATAGTAAAAATCGCAGGATTTGACCTAGATAATGAAGATAGAGAAATTCGGAAAAAAATAGGCATTATATTTCAAAAACCTAGCCTTGACAAACAACTTACAGCAGAGGAAAACATCCGTTTTCATGCATGTCTCTATGGTATGTTCACTTATAGGCCTACTTTTAAATTAATGCCAAAAACCTATCGTGACAAAGTAATGGAACTTGCTAAAGTTGTGGATATTGATGTTGATGCATTATTTAATCCTGTAAAAAATTTGTCAGGAGGAATGCAAAGAAAACTTGAAATCATGCGTAGCTTAATTCATACACCAGATGTTTTATTCCTTGATGAACCAACGCAAGGATTAGATGCAGAAAGTCGTAGGAGTTTATGGAAATATATTAATGAAATCCGTGATCAATTTGGTATTACTATTTTTCTTACAACCCATTACATTGATGAAGCAGAAAATGCTGATAATGTTTGCATTATAAACAATGGTAAAATTGCTACATGTTCTTCTCCAGAAAAGTTGAAAAAAAGTTTACTTAAAACACAACTTATTATAGATGCAGAAAATCGAGATGCATTGATAAGAGAGCTTTCAGAACTGGATATACCTTTCATTATAGATAAAAATATAATAGTTCCCTATAGTAAATCACCACAAAAAATCTTTGCACAATTAAAAACAGAACTAAGTGTAATAAAAATCCATGAGCCAATGTTAGAAGACGCATACATTGAATTCTTAAATAAAAAAGATAAAATAGAGGCATGA
- a CDS encoding ABC transporter permease, translated as MNENLNHRKSDILRELNSIIAVVARDITVFFKSPSMLIVTLIMPLFMMGMIGGNMMGIVGGANLGEFMLVGMLVTMLFMVTILGMTSLVDDHETDFTQEMLVSPISRYSLVIGKILGSTFVAIVSMIGTLIVGLIMNIYLPLDQLLLILALSPLICFAAGAMSMILMGLIKNPKTANFAMMIIIMPQIFLSGAIIPINESNMILLSLSRIMPMTYCIDLVRGVTGVETPIFDPIINFAAILLLTVICLMIGTFFFARSEKNR; from the coding sequence ATGAACGAAAATTTAAATCATAGAAAGTCAGATATTTTGAGAGAATTAAATTCAATTATTGCTGTAGTAGCACGAGATATTACAGTATTTTTCAAATCTCCCTCTATGCTTATTGTTACACTTATCATGCCACTTTTTATGATGGGTATGATTGGTGGCAATATGATGGGTATAGTAGGAGGTGCGAATCTTGGTGAATTTATGCTTGTGGGAATGCTTGTTACTATGTTGTTTATGGTGACAATCTTAGGGATGACATCACTTGTAGATGATCATGAAACAGATTTCACTCAAGAAATGTTAGTATCGCCTATTTCACGTTATTCACTTGTTATAGGAAAAATACTTGGTTCTACATTTGTAGCTATAGTCAGTATGATAGGAACACTTATTGTTGGACTGATTATGAATATATATCTTCCACTAGACCAATTATTATTAATCTTAGCACTTTCACCACTTATATGCTTTGCAGCTGGTGCTATGTCAATGATTTTAATGGGATTAATTAAAAATCCAAAAACAGCGAATTTCGCAATGATGATAATAATAATGCCTCAAATATTTTTATCAGGTGCAATTATTCCTATAAATGAATCTAATATGATATTACTTTCTTTAAGCCGTATTATGCCAATGACATATTGTATAGATTTAGTAAGAGGTGTTACAGGTGTTGAAACACCAATTTTTGATCCAATAATCAATTTTGCTGCAATACTTCTATTGACAGTAATCTGTCTAATGATAGGAACATTCTTTTTTGCAAGATCTGAAAAAAACAGATAA
- the speB gene encoding agmatinase has protein sequence MLFNTYKPWKFAFSQETENLKEAKEYSWGIIGVPFDSTSSYGPGSRFGPTTVREASYSFEKYNITFKSNLDAIFYDFGNINVIYGNCKETIKILEDTISDLVEHNIKPITIGGEHSVSLAPIKALSKKYDIEDITIIHLDAHMDIIDEYQGEKCSHATIMKRVHDLNPKEIIEIGIRSASLEEKEFVDRTENVTIFTANDTKEKFENIKDKINQINEDEPVYLSIDMDVLDPLYAPEVGNPIPNGISPEIIENILKILANNNIIGFDLVEVATSKLGDPTAVTGSKIIYDFLSLNK, from the coding sequence ATGCTTTTTAACACTTACAAGCCATGGAAATTTGCTTTTTCACAAGAAACAGAAAATTTAAAAGAAGCTAAAGAATATAGCTGGGGAATAATTGGAGTTCCATTTGACAGCACTAGTTCTTATGGTCCTGGCTCAAGATTTGGTCCAACAACAGTTAGAGAAGCATCATACAGCTTTGAAAAATATAATATAACCTTTAAAAGTAATCTTGATGCGATTTTCTATGATTTTGGAAATATAAATGTTATATATGGAAATTGTAAGGAAACAATTAAAATTCTTGAAGACACAATATCTGACCTTGTTGAGCATAACATAAAACCAATAACTATTGGAGGAGAGCATAGTGTTAGCTTAGCTCCAATTAAAGCACTTTCAAAGAAGTATGATATTGAAGATATTACTATCATACATCTTGATGCACACATGGATATTATAGATGAATATCAAGGTGAAAAATGTTCTCATGCTACAATAATGAAAAGAGTGCATGATTTAAATCCAAAAGAAATAATTGAAATAGGAATTAGATCAGCTAGTCTTGAAGAAAAAGAGTTTGTTGATAGAACAGAAAATGTAACTATTTTTACTGCAAATGATACAAAAGAAAAATTTGAAAATATTAAAGATAAAATCAATCAAATTAATGAAGATGAACCAGTTTACCTAAGTATTGATATGGATGTTTTAGACCCATTATATGCTCCAGAAGTAGGAAATCCAATCCCCAATGGAATTTCACCAGAGATAATTGAAAATATATTGAAAATATTAGCTAATAATAATATAATTGGTTTTGACTTAGTGGAAGTAGCTACTAGCAAACTTGGAGATCCAACAGCAGTAACAGGATCTAAAATAATCTATGATTTTTTATCTTTGAATAAATAA
- a CDS encoding translation initiation factor IF-5A, with the protein MSKKVVEVKTLKVGKYVVLDGEASKITSLSTSSPGKHGAAKARLEAVGIFDNQKRSIVKPVDTKIDIPIIDKRVGQVLSIMGSDVQLMDMENYETLELPIPEEIRDQIVEGAEVDYITALGNMKIMRVK; encoded by the coding sequence ATGTCAAAGAAAGTTGTTGAAGTAAAAACTTTAAAAGTAGGAAAATATGTAGTATTAGATGGAGAAGCTTCTAAAATAACCAGTTTATCAACTTCATCTCCTGGAAAACACGGAGCAGCTAAAGCAAGGCTTGAAGCTGTTGGTATTTTTGATAACCAAAAAAGAAGTATTGTTAAACCAGTAGATACTAAAATTGATATTCCAATTATTGACAAAAGAGTTGGACAAGTATTATCTATCATGGGTAGCGATGTTCAATTAATGGATATGGAAAATTATGAAACTCTCGAACTTCCTATACCTGAAGAAATAAGAGATCAGATTGTTGAAGGTGCAGAAGTAGATTATATCACTGCATTAGGAAACATGAAAATAATGAGAGTTAAATAG